From Mesobacillus jeotgali, the proteins below share one genomic window:
- a CDS encoding glycosyltransferase, with the protein MKKILFMVGMMNIGGVEKSLLSLLSVLPKEELDVTILMLEKKGGFLDQIPEWVKIEEATWYKEIKPIILQPPRLTIKELYVKKKFFRILPFILNYLTSKYLKNRYLYYKYILKSIPKHKGRFDIAVSYQGPNDIIDYYIANKVSAKKKISWVHFDVSKFGMNKKLYKKLYKKFDKLFIVSNEAKSRLIERIPSIERKAEVFLNVVSSQLVSKMGSVKINLDQEYDGVKIVTVGRLSKEKGQDIAIKALAKLRKEGYKVRWYCIGEGNFREDLEKLIEDLDVKEDFHLLGSKTNPYPFISEADIYVQTSRHEGYCLTLAEAKCLNKPIITTNFIGAYEQIENGINGWIVEANEDEVYKRVKHLIDYPYQRELLSKSLKTSLIDTTHEADKLIYFV; encoded by the coding sequence ATGAAAAAAATACTGTTTATGGTTGGTATGATGAATATTGGAGGAGTTGAGAAATCACTTCTTTCACTACTTTCTGTTTTACCTAAAGAAGAGTTAGACGTGACAATTTTAATGCTTGAAAAAAAGGGTGGTTTTCTTGACCAAATACCAGAGTGGGTAAAGATTGAGGAGGCAACTTGGTATAAAGAAATTAAGCCTATAATTCTACAGCCTCCTCGATTAACAATAAAAGAATTATATGTTAAAAAAAAGTTTTTTAGAATTCTTCCTTTTATCTTAAATTATCTAACATCAAAATATCTGAAAAATAGATACCTTTATTATAAATATATTCTTAAATCAATTCCTAAACACAAAGGGAGATTTGATATTGCTGTCTCATATCAGGGTCCCAATGACATTATTGATTATTATATAGCTAATAAAGTTTCTGCAAAAAAGAAAATTTCCTGGGTGCATTTTGATGTGTCAAAGTTCGGTATGAATAAAAAGCTATATAAAAAGTTATATAAAAAGTTTGATAAGTTGTTTATTGTTTCAAATGAAGCTAAATCACGATTGATTGAGCGTATCCCATCTATTGAGAGGAAGGCAGAAGTTTTTTTAAATGTGGTATCAAGTCAGTTGGTATCAAAAATGGGAAGTGTCAAAATAAATCTTGATCAAGAATATGATGGAGTGAAAATTGTTACTGTAGGTCGGTTATCAAAGGAAAAAGGTCAGGATATTGCAATTAAGGCTTTAGCGAAACTTCGTAAAGAAGGTTATAAGGTTAGGTGGTACTGTATTGGAGAAGGTAATTTCCGAGAGGATTTAGAGAAATTAATCGAAGACTTAGATGTGAAAGAGGATTTTCATTTGCTCGGATCTAAAACTAACCCCTATCCATTTATTTCTGAAGCGGATATTTATGTGCAAACTTCTAGACATGAGGGGTATTGCCTAACATTAGCAGAAGCAAAATGTCTAAATAAACCCATAATAACCACAAATTTCATTGGTGCTTATGAACAAATTGAAAACGGGATAAACGGTTGGATAGTTGAGGCTAATGAAGATGAAGTCTATAAGAGAGTCAAACATTTAATAGATTATCCATATCAACGGGAGTTATTGTCCAAGAGCCTCAAAACATCGCTAATAGATACTACTCACGAGGCAGATAAACTAATTTACTTTGTGTAA
- a CDS encoding LTA synthase family protein has translation MIKNFYSKYYSISQVPLYTFILFLKTTYFYYIIDLPMTRTSLVTTLGLLFCLITAAVYFPIKLRNLYLYLINLIYSLIVLANVLYISYFGSPITNYLFLQFNNLNGLEESIFSVFEMKFGIILLDLLLIPLIRILLKDNLLEVKEKTKKKSLFSIFIGLILTFYYPVRMYSYNPEIIKPKYDANETVINFGILGHHILDSYSYLREKEKLVLTDEEKIKIHDWFVNKQSAIEVTSQSSLHNNLKEFGRDQNLILIQVESLQNFVINKSVAGQEITPNLNKMLDHSVYFPNIYPQTIDGNSSDAEFLTQTSLFPVSKGSVFFRYPHNTYNSLGKTMKEEGYNNIAFHADEGSFWNRTEMYPSIGFDEFKTISDFKLDEEIGMGLSDGSMFRQSIDMLEEVENLFYAFFITLTNHIPFQLPEKYQILKLDKDLNESIMGGYIQSVAYTDKVIGEFISDLNENGLLQNSLIIIYGDHDGIRDREVVEQYFTKKQISDEQWLRDYVPIPLIIYNPILKSAVNDKIGGQIDLMPTIKYLMGINGPEDSYTIGRNLLVNNDGYAILPKGDYSKEPYFIDERNIQKNLSKEQMKQLIYSDLIIRSDYMGALLSQ, from the coding sequence ATGATAAAGAATTTTTATAGTAAATATTATTCTATATCGCAAGTACCTTTATATACTTTTATTTTATTTTTAAAGACAACTTACTTTTATTACATAATAGATCTTCCAATGACCAGGACTAGTTTAGTGACTACTCTTGGTCTTTTATTTTGTTTAATAACTGCTGCTGTATATTTCCCTATTAAGTTAAGAAATTTGTACCTCTACTTAATCAACTTAATATATTCTCTTATCGTACTAGCAAACGTTTTATACATAAGTTATTTTGGTTCGCCAATAACAAATTATCTCTTTTTACAATTTAATAACTTGAATGGACTTGAAGAGAGTATTTTTTCGGTTTTTGAGATGAAGTTTGGAATAATACTTTTGGATTTATTACTAATCCCGCTAATTAGAATATTATTAAAGGATAACTTATTAGAGGTTAAAGAGAAAACAAAAAAAAAGTCTCTATTTAGTATTTTTATTGGACTAATACTAACATTTTATTACCCAGTTAGGATGTACTCATATAATCCTGAAATAATAAAACCAAAATATGATGCTAATGAAACAGTTATTAACTTTGGAATTTTAGGCCATCATATTTTGGACAGTTACTCTTATTTAAGAGAGAAAGAAAAATTAGTTCTAACTGATGAGGAAAAGATTAAGATACATGACTGGTTTGTAAATAAGCAATCTGCTATAGAAGTAACTAGTCAAAGCTCACTTCATAATAACCTTAAGGAATTTGGAAGGGATCAGAACCTAATTTTAATTCAGGTAGAATCTCTCCAAAACTTTGTTATAAACAAAAGTGTTGCTGGTCAAGAAATAACGCCTAATCTCAACAAAATGCTAGATCATTCTGTGTACTTCCCTAACATTTATCCCCAAACAATTGATGGTAACAGTTCAGACGCCGAATTTTTAACTCAGACATCTTTATTCCCGGTTTCTAAAGGGTCTGTTTTCTTTAGATATCCTCATAATACATATAATTCTTTAGGGAAGACGATGAAAGAGGAAGGATACAATAATATAGCATTTCACGCTGATGAGGGGTCTTTCTGGAATAGGACTGAAATGTATCCTAGTATAGGGTTCGATGAATTTAAAACAATCTCGGACTTTAAACTGGATGAAGAAATTGGAATGGGCTTAAGTGATGGGTCTATGTTTAGACAATCGATTGACATGTTAGAGGAGGTCGAGAATCTATTTTACGCATTTTTCATTACGCTAACTAATCATATCCCTTTTCAGCTGCCAGAAAAATATCAAATACTTAAGCTTGATAAAGATCTAAATGAATCTATTATGGGCGGATATATACAGAGCGTAGCATATACAGATAAAGTGATTGGAGAGTTCATAAGTGATTTGAATGAAAATGGTTTATTACAAAATTCTCTAATAATTATTTACGGAGATCATGATGGAATTAGGGACCGAGAAGTAGTGGAACAATATTTCACAAAAAAACAGATAAGTGACGAACAATGGCTAAGAGATTATGTTCCAATTCCGCTAATTATCTATAATCCAATACTAAAAAGTGCTGTTAATGATAAAATCGGTGGACAAATTGACTTAATGCCAACAATTAAGTATTTGATGGGGATAAACGGACCTGAGGATAGTTATACAATTGGTAGAAATTTACTTGTGAATAATGATGGATATGCCATTCTGCCAAAAGGGGATTACTCTAAAGAACCATATTTCATTGATGAACGCAACATCCAGAAGAATCTTTCTAAGGAGCAGATGAAACAACTGATTTATTCTGATCTCATTATTAGAAGTGATTATATGGGAGCATTGCTTAGTCAGTAA
- a CDS encoding metallophosphoesterase family protein, protein MKLVFLADIHGNANALEAVLKDIEKRKVDKVFVLGDICYRGLEPQRSLDLVRELNTEVIKGNADEWVVRGVQQGEVPVQALESMNKERNWTFSQLDKESIDYLQSLPSDLKVELEGVRIHAYHATPHSLFDVVPPDEPEETLIKTQMAQEADLYVYAHIHKPYIRYINGKGVINTGSVGLPFDGLNKASYAMVEINGNSYQTSIVRVEYDVKVVIDQFRISSHPNKERLIKLLQDATV, encoded by the coding sequence ATGAAATTAGTTTTCCTGGCTGACATTCATGGTAATGCCAATGCATTAGAGGCGGTACTAAAAGACATTGAAAAAAGAAAAGTTGATAAGGTTTTTGTGTTAGGTGATATTTGTTACAGAGGACTAGAACCCCAGCGTTCACTCGATTTGGTGAGAGAGCTAAATACAGAAGTTATTAAAGGGAATGCAGATGAATGGGTGGTCCGTGGTGTCCAACAGGGAGAGGTGCCTGTTCAGGCACTCGAATCGATGAATAAGGAAAGAAACTGGACTTTTTCTCAGTTGGATAAGGAGAGTATAGATTATCTTCAAAGCTTGCCTTCGGATTTAAAGGTTGAACTGGAAGGTGTGAGAATCCATGCATATCATGCTACTCCACATAGCTTGTTTGATGTTGTACCACCCGATGAACCTGAGGAAACGCTGATAAAAACTCAAATGGCCCAAGAGGCGGATCTGTATGTATATGCGCATATCCATAAGCCATATATTAGATATATAAATGGGAAGGGTGTTATCAACACAGGCAGTGTGGGTCTTCCTTTTGATGGATTAAATAAAGCGTCTTATGCAATGGTTGAGATTAATGGCAATAGCTATCAAACTTCAATCGTAAGAGTGGAATATGATGTTAAAGTTGTAATTGATCAATTTAGAATTTCAAGTCATCCAAATAAGGAAAGGTTGATTAAATTGTTACAAGATGCAACGGTATAG
- a CDS encoding asparagine synthase-related protein, whose amino-acid sequence MSAIAGILNLNHDPINPEHMEGLMNSFQKFPADKVDSWTKDHLFFGCHAQWITPESVGERLPCYDHERNLLITADAIIDNREELFEKLQINQSLRSMLPDSQLILLAYSKWKEDVPKYLVGDFAFVIWDEKQQKLFGARDFSGTRTLYFYRDTSRFAFSTLIEPLLKLPYVEKKLNEQWLAQFLVIPTLVEAADTSITVYQNIEQLPPSHSITIKNGRITISKYQSIPPDDTLKLKSDYEYEEAFREVWNKVVTEKVRSSGQVGSHLSGGLDSGSVVSFASRALRKENKRLLTFSYILEETFNDWTPGYYVADETPYIKETVNYVGNIEDHYLNFPGKSPLEEIDDFLEIMEMPYKFFENSFWLKGISEEAASKGVKVLLNGARGNHSISWGSYALNMNYYTSLMKRFRWVELNKELDNYCENFITGKSIMLPLVIKEAFPNFFKKSNNTQYEFPSFINQSFAQKTKVYEKLNHYGIDLSGGNVTGNLGEYRRNHYEQPYFWNKSGVANTNFSLRYSLWDRDPTNDLRVVRFCLSVPEEQYVKHGMIRSLIRRSTENILPEKVRMNHNKRGIQGADTIHRLSKNWKGFLDEIKKLDRNSAAAEFIDTDFLKNSISRIDEKPTPELVWKDDFKILTRSLIVNKFLEKYF is encoded by the coding sequence ATGAGTGCTATTGCTGGAATTCTAAATTTAAACCATGATCCAATTAATCCAGAACATATGGAAGGATTAATGAACTCATTTCAAAAATTTCCGGCTGACAAGGTTGATAGCTGGACAAAAGATCATCTTTTCTTTGGCTGTCATGCTCAATGGATTACTCCTGAATCTGTTGGAGAGAGATTGCCCTGTTATGACCATGAGAGAAACCTGTTGATTACAGCTGATGCAATTATTGATAATCGGGAAGAGCTATTTGAAAAGTTACAGATAAATCAGAGTTTGCGAAGTATGCTGCCTGATTCACAACTTATATTACTTGCATACTCCAAATGGAAAGAGGACGTTCCCAAGTACTTAGTCGGTGATTTTGCCTTTGTGATTTGGGATGAGAAGCAGCAAAAGCTATTTGGAGCAAGAGATTTTTCAGGTACAAGGACATTGTATTTTTATCGTGATACCTCACGATTTGCGTTTTCAACACTTATCGAGCCGCTATTAAAATTGCCCTATGTTGAGAAGAAGCTTAATGAACAGTGGCTGGCTCAATTTTTAGTCATTCCAACTTTAGTTGAAGCAGCAGACACCTCCATCACAGTTTATCAGAACATCGAACAGCTGCCACCCTCACATAGCATTACTATCAAAAATGGAAGAATAACTATATCTAAGTATCAAAGCATCCCTCCAGATGACACACTGAAATTAAAATCTGATTATGAGTATGAAGAAGCCTTTCGTGAAGTATGGAATAAGGTTGTGACAGAAAAGGTTCGCAGCTCTGGTCAAGTAGGTTCACATTTAAGTGGTGGCCTGGATTCTGGTTCAGTTGTTAGTTTTGCATCAAGAGCATTAAGAAAAGAAAATAAACGATTGTTAACCTTTAGCTATATTCTCGAAGAAACCTTTAACGATTGGACTCCTGGATATTATGTTGCTGACGAAACGCCTTACATAAAAGAAACAGTGAACTATGTAGGCAACATTGAAGATCATTACCTTAACTTTCCCGGGAAAAGCCCATTAGAGGAGATTGATGATTTTTTAGAAATAATGGAGATGCCATATAAGTTTTTTGAGAATTCTTTTTGGCTTAAGGGCATCAGCGAGGAAGCGGCAAGTAAAGGAGTTAAGGTTTTGTTAAACGGAGCAAGAGGCAACCACTCAATTTCCTGGGGGTCATATGCACTAAACATGAACTATTATACTTCATTGATGAAGAGATTTAGGTGGGTGGAGTTAAATAAAGAGTTAGATAATTACTGTGAAAATTTCATTACGGGTAAATCAATCATGCTTCCACTTGTTATAAAAGAAGCTTTCCCAAATTTTTTTAAAAAATCTAATAACACGCAATACGAATTCCCATCCTTCATTAATCAATCATTTGCCCAAAAAACAAAGGTTTACGAGAAGTTAAACCATTATGGCATTGATCTTTCCGGAGGGAATGTTACAGGCAACTTGGGTGAATATCGAAGAAATCATTATGAACAACCCTATTTTTGGAACAAAAGCGGTGTGGCTAATACAAATTTCTCTTTAAGATACTCTTTATGGGATCGGGATCCAACAAACGATTTGCGAGTAGTTCGTTTTTGCTTATCCGTACCTGAGGAGCAATATGTTAAGCATGGTATGATTCGTTCGTTAATTAGAAGATCCACTGAAAATATTTTGCCAGAAAAGGTAAGGATGAATCACAACAAAAGAGGCATCCAGGGAGCAGATACCATTCATCGTCTATCGAAGAATTGGAAAGGCTTCCTCGATGAGATAAAAAAGCTAGATCGAAACTCAGCGGCAGCAGAGTTTATTGATACAGATTTCTTGAAAAATTCTATCTCTAGAATCGATGAGAAGCCGACTCCCGAACTCGTTTGGAAGGATGATTTCAAGATTTTAACTAGAAGTTTGATAGTAAATAAGTTTCTTGAGAAATACTTCTGA
- a CDS encoding paeninodin family lasso peptide, which translates to MKKEWQKPTLETLDISMTFNGPGNANADCFDVSDGKTETHPGRSNASCLGS; encoded by the coding sequence ATGAAGAAAGAATGGCAAAAACCAACATTAGAGACATTGGACATTAGCATGACATTTAATGGGCCGGGAAATGCCAATGCAGATTGCTTTGATGTTTCGGATGGTAAAACGGAAACTCATCCAGGGCGGTCCAACGCAAGTTGTTTAGGTAGCTAA
- a CDS encoding HPr kinase/phosphorylase: MLNTKTKMTYKAFGFHISSDIALPELQAVSEGVDTVDISIQAGDVSQLWADSEKLNRYTSVSEDLVLFYIPETAIYAIRNGKEIIYTPVEGSSDDANRLYLLGSCMGALLMQRRILPLHGSAIEIDGKAYAIVGDSGAGKSTLASAFLREGYRLISDDVIPVTICDGVPMVTPAYPQQKLWLESLTHFGMGSDGLRPIIDRETKFAIPVQSQFVTKSLPLAGVFELVKTENDHLEILPVTNLQRLHTLFYHTYRNFLIGPMGLMEWHFNMTAGFANKIELFQIRRPVAHFTAPEIARLILSEVHNEPRKKVAER; the protein is encoded by the coding sequence ATGTTAAATACAAAGACGAAAATGACCTATAAGGCCTTCGGGTTCCATATATCCAGTGACATAGCATTACCTGAGCTTCAAGCAGTTAGTGAGGGAGTCGACACGGTTGATATTTCGATCCAAGCGGGTGATGTCTCTCAATTATGGGCAGATTCGGAGAAACTGAATCGCTATACTTCTGTTTCCGAAGATTTGGTGTTGTTCTATATTCCTGAGACGGCTATTTATGCCATTAGGAATGGGAAGGAAATCATCTATACTCCTGTGGAAGGAAGCAGTGACGATGCGAATCGTCTGTATCTTCTTGGTTCGTGTATGGGGGCTTTATTGATGCAGCGGAGAATTCTTCCGCTTCATGGCAGTGCAATTGAGATTGATGGAAAGGCTTATGCGATTGTCGGTGATTCGGGTGCGGGAAAATCGACTCTTGCTTCTGCTTTTTTGAGGGAAGGTTATCGGCTGATTAGTGATGATGTGATTCCTGTTACGATTTGTGACGGTGTGCCAATGGTAACGCCGGCCTATCCACAGCAGAAGCTCTGGCTGGAAAGTCTCACCCATTTTGGGATGGGGTCTGATGGACTGAGGCCCATTATCGACCGTGAAACGAAATTTGCTATTCCTGTACAGTCCCAATTTGTTACGAAGTCTCTGCCATTAGCTGGTGTTTTTGAATTAGTAAAGACAGAGAACGATCATCTAGAAATCCTCCCTGTTACGAACCTTCAACGTCTGCACACCTTGTTCTACCACACTTACCGCAATTTTTTGATAGGGCCGATGGGCTTAATGGAATGGCACTTTAATATGACTGCAGGGTTTGCTAATAAAATTGAATTATTCCAGATTCGCAGGCCAGTCGCCCATTTTACCGCTCCTGAAATTGCGAGATTGATTTTATCAGAAGTTCATAACGAACCGCGAAAAAAGGTGGCAGAAAGATGA
- a CDS encoding lasso peptide biosynthesis B2 protein, whose translation MKLFRKVSIFLSFSFEMKWLLIEAISFLAFARILKALPFAKVAPSLGIQMEETNYAMNADLKILKQISQAIHIMSAYTFWESQCLVKAIAGMKMLERRKIESTLYLGTAKDEEGKLIAHAWLRSGTYYMSGSEGMERFSVVGKFAKVIQQNKVLGESNG comes from the coding sequence ATGAAGCTTTTCCGGAAAGTAAGCATCTTTTTATCCTTTAGCTTTGAGATGAAATGGCTATTAATTGAAGCCATCTCTTTTTTAGCTTTTGCCAGGATTTTAAAGGCCCTGCCCTTTGCAAAAGTGGCTCCCTCTCTAGGGATTCAAATGGAAGAGACTAACTATGCTATGAATGCTGATCTTAAAATTCTGAAGCAAATCTCACAAGCTATTCATATCATGAGTGCCTATACATTTTGGGAGAGCCAATGTCTAGTGAAGGCGATAGCAGGTATGAAAATGCTTGAGAGAAGGAAAATCGAGAGTACATTATATCTGGGAACAGCTAAAGACGAAGAGGGAAAATTGATTGCTCATGCATGGCTGAGGAGCGGCACCTATTACATGAGCGGCTCTGAGGGGATGGAACGTTTTTCGGTGGTCGGGAAGTTTGCGAAGGTCATCCAACAAAATAAAGTGCTGGGAGAAAGCAATGGATAA
- a CDS encoding nucleotidyltransferase domain-containing protein, producing the protein MDKITGLDLSEVPRELKVQLSLLSKDIKEVCFEGLNWDLFIDLAMHHRTFPVLYPKLKQLQEGTIPEYVMKTLEMQYRQNTFRMLQLCAEMEQVSNLFAKNEINLIVLKGPVLASDLYGDLSRRTCGDLDVLIPISDLKRAEELLLQEGYRKDDYIHSVLGDWKWRHHHVTFFHETKLIKLEIHWRLNPGPGVEPAFEDLWARKRVSSITNSPVYYLGREDLFTFLVSHGARHGWSRLRWLMDISQMVEQEMEWRQILSMFEKYSSRDVAGQALILASELLGCRLPKGTEQLMTSSKAKHLAKDAIFYIEKMVNLHTDPVPEEVAVFHKEHLFSLMSKKQKALFILSFLYPYPEDAETLPLPKQFHLLYFPLRPFLWGWRRTRRQVADRRIS; encoded by the coding sequence ATGGATAAGATAACTGGTCTTGATTTATCGGAAGTTCCAAGGGAGTTAAAAGTCCAACTTAGTTTATTGAGTAAAGATATTAAGGAAGTTTGTTTCGAAGGACTGAACTGGGATCTTTTTATCGATCTTGCTATGCATCACAGAACCTTTCCAGTACTTTATCCTAAATTGAAACAGCTCCAAGAAGGAACCATCCCTGAATATGTCATGAAGACACTTGAAATGCAATACAGACAAAACACGTTCCGAATGCTGCAATTATGCGCTGAGATGGAGCAGGTCAGTAATCTGTTTGCAAAAAATGAAATAAATCTGATTGTTCTTAAGGGGCCGGTACTGGCTAGCGATCTATACGGGGATCTATCCAGGCGCACATGCGGAGACCTGGATGTTCTGATTCCAATCAGTGACCTTAAAAGGGCAGAGGAACTCCTTCTCCAGGAAGGATACAGAAAGGATGATTATATCCATTCTGTACTTGGCGATTGGAAATGGCGCCATCATCATGTGACCTTTTTTCATGAGACTAAGCTGATTAAGCTGGAAATTCATTGGCGACTCAATCCAGGACCAGGTGTGGAACCTGCTTTTGAAGACTTATGGGCTCGGAAAAGGGTTAGTTCAATAACGAATTCACCAGTTTATTATCTGGGGAGAGAGGATTTGTTCACTTTTCTTGTTTCCCATGGTGCCCGGCATGGCTGGTCCCGTCTTCGCTGGCTGATGGATATATCCCAGATGGTTGAGCAAGAGATGGAATGGCGTCAGATTCTTAGTATGTTCGAAAAATATAGCAGCAGGGATGTAGCCGGACAGGCACTTATCCTGGCATCAGAGTTGTTAGGATGCAGACTGCCAAAGGGCACAGAACAGCTGATGACGTCATCAAAAGCCAAACACCTGGCTAAGGACGCCATCTTTTACATTGAAAAAATGGTGAATCTACATACAGATCCTGTCCCTGAAGAAGTAGCGGTTTTTCACAAGGAGCACTTATTTTCGTTAATGTCCAAAAAGCAAAAAGCCCTGTTTATTCTTAGTTTTTTATATCCCTATCCAGAGGATGCTGAGACATTGCCGCTTCCTAAGCAGTTCCATCTCTTATATTTTCCGTTGCGTCCCTTCTTATGGGGATGGAGAAGGACTAGGAGACAAGTGGCGGACAGGAGGATTTCCTAA